The proteins below are encoded in one region of Paenibacillus albus:
- a CDS encoding peptide chain release factor 3 has translation MSKLTIADEIKQEVERRRTFAIISHPDAGKTTLTEKLLLFGGAIREAGSVKARKASRHATSDWMEIEKQRGISVTSSVMQFDYSGHRVNILDTPGHQDFSEDTYRTLTAADSAVMLIDVAKGVEAQTIKLFQVCSKRGIPIFTFINKLDREGKSPFELMEELERVLGIRAVPMNWPIGSGRELCGVYDRMKNQVELFNGNDHSTIEVQKVADYNDPHIREMAGDYLTDQLIADLELLDVAGDQFDYEKVRAGELTPLFFGSAVNNFGVQTFLENFLQLAPSPTPRQSTSGTVDPMSEKFSGYVFKIQANMNPAHRDRIAFLRICSGRFERGMSVRHVRNGKDIKLAQPQQFLAQDRDIVENAYPGDIIGLFDPGIFRIGDSLSQGSEIVFDELPTFSPEIFAKVTVKNALKHKQYQKGIDQLTEEGTIQVFHSSGGFDETILGVVGQLQFEVFEHRMRAEYGVEIQLHRMTFQFARWIVDDKIDPTKYRINSTLVKDKKDNYVALFENEYAMRTAMEKNPTSKFLEMAP, from the coding sequence ATGAGTAAACTTACGATAGCAGACGAAATAAAGCAAGAAGTCGAGAGACGGCGCACGTTCGCCATTATTTCTCACCCGGATGCGGGTAAAACAACACTTACAGAGAAGCTCCTTCTGTTCGGGGGCGCCATCCGTGAAGCGGGTTCCGTTAAGGCGCGTAAGGCGAGCCGCCACGCGACGAGCGACTGGATGGAAATCGAGAAGCAGCGGGGTATCTCCGTTACTTCCTCGGTTATGCAGTTCGACTATAGCGGACATCGCGTCAACATTCTGGATACGCCTGGTCACCAAGACTTCTCTGAAGATACGTACCGGACGCTCACTGCAGCGGACAGCGCCGTGATGCTGATCGACGTCGCGAAAGGCGTCGAGGCGCAGACCATTAAGCTGTTCCAGGTGTGCAGCAAGCGCGGCATTCCAATCTTCACGTTCATCAACAAGCTTGACCGTGAAGGGAAGAGCCCTTTCGAGCTGATGGAAGAATTGGAGCGCGTGCTTGGCATTCGCGCCGTTCCGATGAACTGGCCGATCGGATCGGGGCGCGAGCTGTGCGGCGTCTACGACCGGATGAAGAATCAGGTGGAGCTGTTCAACGGGAACGACCATTCGACGATCGAAGTTCAGAAAGTAGCGGATTACAACGATCCGCACATCCGCGAGATGGCGGGCGACTATTTGACGGATCAGCTGATCGCGGATCTGGAACTTCTAGACGTTGCAGGCGACCAGTTCGACTATGAGAAGGTTCGCGCAGGCGAGCTTACACCTCTGTTCTTCGGCAGTGCGGTGAACAACTTCGGCGTGCAGACGTTCCTTGAGAACTTCCTGCAGCTGGCGCCGTCTCCAACGCCAAGACAGAGCACGAGCGGGACTGTCGATCCGATGAGCGAGAAGTTCTCGGGCTACGTCTTCAAAATTCAGGCGAACATGAACCCGGCGCATCGCGACCGTATCGCGTTTCTGCGCATCTGCTCCGGCCGCTTCGAGCGCGGCATGAGCGTGCGCCATGTGCGTAACGGCAAAGACATCAAGCTGGCACAGCCTCAGCAGTTTCTGGCGCAGGATCGGGACATTGTCGAGAATGCCTATCCTGGCGATATTATCGGCTTGTTCGATCCGGGCATCTTCCGGATCGGAGATTCGTTATCGCAGGGCAGCGAGATCGTATTCGACGAGCTGCCGACGTTCTCTCCGGAGATTTTCGCAAAAGTAACGGTGAAGAACGCCTTGAAGCATAAGCAATACCAGAAGGGCATCGACCAGCTGACAGAGGAAGGCACGATTCAAGTGTTCCATTCGTCAGGCGGCTTCGACGAGACGATTCTCGGCGTTGTCGGACAGCTGCAATTCGAAGTATTCGAGCACCGGATGCGCGCCGAGTACGGCGTCGAAATTCAGCTGCACCGGATGACGTTCCAGTTCGCTCGCTGGATTGTCGATGATAAGATTGACCCGACCAAGTACCGGATCAATTCCACGCTTGT
- the zwf gene encoding glucose-6-phosphate dehydrogenase has translation MTEVSKQDTIAAEGAVYYLFGATGDLARRKLFPALFSLYKEGKLAENFAVVGLARRPRTNEQFRADVHESIGEFCRYKADDAEAWERFAEHFVYMSLDINNVDGFRELARLSQGLDEKFNIPGNRLFYLALAPNLFGPVSFNLRDGGLLESQGWNRLVIEKPFGYDLESARELNQQLSQVFEESEIYRIDHYLGKEMVQNIQVLRFSNAFFEPLWNNKHIANVQISLSETVGVEERGGYYDKSGALRDMVQNHSMQMLAMIAMEPPSRLHAEDLRDEKVKALRSLRPFESAAEVNQHVIRGQYSEGSIGDKALSGYRQEDSVSPESTTETYFAARVFLDNFRWAGVPFYIRTGKRLPVKTTEVVIEFKNVPDNMLFAQRHDLAPNLLVIRVNPMEGIYIKINAKKPGVDNVVQPVSMEFCQSCMIGINTPEAYERLIYDAARGESTYFTRWDEVAEAWSFVDRIAAAWREDSSNLELYPAGSWGPKSAEELLAADGFHWWPVNGQAEDNVIWISGGPK, from the coding sequence ATGACCGAAGTGAGCAAACAAGATACGATTGCCGCAGAGGGTGCGGTTTATTATTTATTTGGAGCTACAGGCGATTTGGCGCGTAGGAAGCTGTTTCCTGCGCTTTTCAGCTTATATAAGGAAGGAAAGCTAGCCGAGAACTTTGCTGTTGTCGGACTTGCTCGCAGACCGCGGACGAATGAGCAATTCCGTGCTGACGTACACGAGTCGATCGGTGAATTCTGCCGCTACAAGGCGGACGATGCTGAAGCTTGGGAACGGTTTGCGGAGCATTTTGTCTACATGTCTCTCGATATTAATAATGTAGACGGCTTCCGTGAGCTTGCGCGTCTTAGCCAGGGACTGGATGAGAAGTTCAACATTCCGGGCAACCGTCTGTTCTACTTGGCGCTTGCGCCGAATTTGTTCGGACCTGTCTCGTTCAACCTGCGCGATGGCGGACTTCTGGAGTCGCAAGGCTGGAATCGTCTCGTTATTGAGAAGCCGTTCGGCTACGATCTGGAATCCGCTCGTGAGCTGAACCAGCAGCTGAGCCAAGTGTTCGAGGAGTCGGAGATTTATCGGATCGACCATTACCTTGGCAAGGAAATGGTACAGAACATTCAAGTGCTGCGGTTCTCGAACGCATTTTTTGAGCCGCTTTGGAACAATAAACATATTGCGAATGTCCAAATCTCGCTGTCGGAGACGGTCGGCGTCGAAGAGCGCGGCGGCTATTACGATAAGTCCGGTGCTCTACGAGACATGGTGCAGAACCATTCGATGCAGATGCTGGCGATGATTGCGATGGAGCCGCCTAGCCGTCTTCATGCAGAGGATCTCCGCGACGAGAAGGTTAAAGCGCTTCGTTCGCTCCGTCCGTTCGAATCGGCTGCGGAAGTGAATCAGCACGTCATTCGCGGTCAATACAGCGAAGGCTCAATCGGTGATAAAGCGCTCAGCGGCTACCGCCAGGAAGATTCGGTTAGTCCGGAATCGACAACGGAGACGTATTTTGCCGCTCGCGTGTTCCTCGATAATTTCCGCTGGGCGGGCGTACCGTTCTACATCCGTACAGGCAAGCGCCTGCCGGTGAAAACAACAGAAGTCGTCATCGAGTTCAAGAATGTGCCGGACAACATGCTGTTCGCACAGCGTCATGACCTGGCGCCTAACCTGCTCGTTATTCGAGTGAACCCGATGGAAGGCATCTATATCAAGATTAATGCGAAGAAGCCAGGCGTCGACAACGTCGTTCAGCCGGTATCCATGGAGTTCTGCCAAAGCTGCATGATCGGCATCAACACGCCGGAAGCTTACGAGCGCCTTATCTATGACGCGGCTCGCGGCGAATCGACCTACTTCACCCGCTGGGATGAAGTGGCGGAGGCTTGGTCATTCGTTGACCGTATCGCAGCGGCATGGCGCGAGGACAGCTCCAATCTGGAATTGTACCCTGCGGGCTCGTGGGGACCGAAGAGCGCTGAAGAGCTGCTCGCTGCAGATGGCTTCCACTGGTGGCCGGTGAACGGGCAAGCTGAAGATAATGTCATCTGGATTTCGGGCGGACCGAAGTGA
- a CDS encoding YwmB family TATA-box binding protein, whose protein sequence is MPAKYRRQSQGGILAVVLLLLSLVTWTLWHNRHVPVTSSGDLAVSHDFEQVWKWSNTSYVGGAGMAHWSFRWDGGAKAEGIERLAAALGFTLATGLNGDAPVDITATNDTDRLKLWVRSKPVGQLGDTADKPYELVLLLDTVRGTDDKKIADEVKKVENAAIAAGLLLQGGFTVRGEMVQANAPDRIAAAAGAAELEAYDDSHTSSLTYYSESLQSGVQSGAAKVNLQIAGALTTGQAARELIIGVPLITGDYTEQE, encoded by the coding sequence ATGCCAGCAAAATACCGCCGACAGTCACAGGGTGGCATTCTCGCCGTGGTCCTTCTGCTGCTAAGTCTCGTAACCTGGACACTGTGGCATAACCGCCATGTACCGGTGACCTCGAGTGGCGACCTTGCTGTATCGCATGATTTTGAACAAGTGTGGAAATGGAGCAATACGTCTTATGTCGGCGGTGCAGGAATGGCGCACTGGTCGTTCCGCTGGGATGGCGGGGCGAAGGCTGAGGGGATCGAGCGGCTTGCTGCAGCGTTAGGATTCACATTGGCAACCGGCTTGAACGGTGACGCGCCTGTTGATATTACTGCAACTAACGATACGGATCGGCTAAAGCTGTGGGTCCGTTCGAAGCCGGTTGGGCAATTGGGTGATACGGCCGACAAGCCTTACGAGCTTGTGCTGCTGCTGGATACGGTGAGAGGAACAGATGACAAGAAGATTGCGGATGAAGTTAAGAAGGTAGAAAATGCGGCAATTGCTGCTGGTCTGCTTCTGCAAGGCGGCTTTACGGTTCGCGGTGAAATGGTGCAAGCAAATGCGCCTGATCGGATCGCGGCAGCGGCGGGAGCTGCGGAATTAGAGGCATACGACGACAGCCATACGTCCAGCTTGACGTATTATAGCGAGTCGCTGCAAAGCGGCGTACAGAGCGGGGCGGCAAAGGTGAATTTGCAAATTGCTGGAGCTCTGACAACGGGACAAGCCGCTCGCGAACTCATCATTGGAGTGCCACTTATTACGGGCGATTATACGGAGCAGGAATAA
- the fliD gene encoding flagellar filament capping protein FliD, whose amino-acid sequence MVLPYSMPAVFGAVRPSREPVQPVERYALYPYSGQGYMSLLSQNTRKQVAASIPARGSVGSFTLPKQALIALKAAADSSANWLAQSKKVSSALSDLRMYGKSAFEQRSVQVEGTGTAAAGVTGEADANAARTDYSVHFTSLAKTQQNQGYELTKNAPSIINSGAHIFTLQAGGQTRTISTVIHPGDTNTAALRRLQNGINGAQLGVTASLQEDQTNGTVKLVVNAGGVGTEHAFALHDQRGAIVAASGADRTIVKGSDMHVQVDGTAYDSNKSNTLDLQQGRVRISLGDMTVPADFTIKVRNNSDELHSQLLSVMSEVNSLQHTYEASGYLNPVLKQRIDDAFLSPDLASLGISQSQHGKWQLDEEKLGAAMEARPEEVSRVITGRHGLASRLQQTINQLSELPTESLISIKASGFQSFTLYSSKSDSYLQLPLDGLFLNSIM is encoded by the coding sequence ATGGTTCTGCCTTATTCAATGCCTGCTGTATTCGGGGCGGTTCGCCCGTCAAGGGAGCCTGTTCAGCCCGTCGAGCGCTACGCGCTCTATCCCTATTCAGGTCAAGGCTATATGTCGCTGTTGTCGCAAAATACGAGAAAACAGGTCGCCGCCTCCATTCCTGCACGCGGCTCAGTGGGCAGCTTTACACTGCCGAAGCAGGCACTTATTGCGCTGAAGGCTGCAGCGGATAGCTCAGCGAATTGGCTCGCTCAGAGTAAGAAGGTCAGCTCTGCCCTCTCTGACCTGCGGATGTACGGCAAGTCAGCGTTCGAACAACGCTCGGTGCAAGTTGAAGGGACAGGCACTGCTGCTGCCGGTGTAACCGGTGAAGCTGATGCCAACGCAGCCCGAACGGACTATAGCGTTCATTTCACCTCGCTTGCTAAGACACAGCAGAATCAAGGCTACGAACTGACCAAGAATGCGCCTTCTATCATTAACTCAGGCGCACATATTTTCACCCTGCAAGCAGGCGGGCAGACTCGCACGATCTCTACCGTTATACATCCAGGGGATACGAACACAGCTGCTCTTCGCAGATTGCAAAATGGCATTAATGGGGCTCAGCTAGGCGTAACCGCTTCTTTGCAAGAGGATCAAACGAATGGGACGGTAAAGCTTGTCGTGAATGCTGGCGGGGTAGGAACGGAGCATGCTTTTGCGCTTCACGATCAGAGAGGCGCAATCGTTGCGGCGAGCGGCGCAGATCGAACAATCGTTAAGGGTTCGGACATGCACGTTCAAGTGGACGGCACAGCGTATGATTCGAATAAGTCGAATACGCTTGACTTGCAGCAAGGCCGTGTACGCATCTCGCTAGGCGATATGACCGTACCAGCTGACTTCACGATCAAGGTGCGTAATAATTCCGATGAGCTGCACAGCCAATTACTATCGGTCATGAGTGAGGTCAATTCACTGCAGCATACTTACGAAGCATCCGGCTACTTAAACCCAGTACTGAAGCAGCGCATAGATGATGCTTTCCTCAGCCCCGATCTTGCGTCGCTAGGAATTTCACAATCGCAGCATGGCAAGTGGCAGTTAGATGAAGAAAAGCTGGGAGCTGCAATGGAAGCTCGACCAGAGGAGGTAAGCCGAGTCATTACCGGCCGTCACGGGCTTGCTTCGAGACTGCAGCAGACGATTAACCAGCTTTCCGAGCTGCCGACAGAATCCCTGATCAGCATCAAGGCGAGCGGCTTCCAGTCGTTCACCCTGTACAGTTCCAAGTCGGATTCATATTTGCAGCTACCGCTCGACGGGTTGTTTCTGAATTCGATTATGTGA
- a CDS encoding molybdopterin molybdotransferase MoeA yields the protein MAVQLQGETRFSRRAVKVDEAIRLVVEATEPGRHEKVPLWETNGRYLAEPLVATTDWPPFARSGLDGFAVRSADTAQASPSEPVTLRVVDTARAGELASAAVEPGTAVRIMTGGAVPLGADAVVMLEQTVDAIVDGRPAVRVKRAAEPGQNIAPRGEEFRRGSVLAEPGTKLRPGHVALLGTFGCADVPVFARPRVAVLATGGELLPVEAPLEPGRIRDSNSAMVAALVQQSGGVPLLLGRVPDEPEAAARAIAAALAQCDIIITTGGVSVGDYDVMASLLAGLATAAPSGSHLREAAAPSAFAAPSGSHLREAPAPSAAAAPSGSHLREAPAPSAAAAPSGSHLREASAPSAFAAPSGSHLREASAPSAATELPPGSRLLFNKAAMRPGSPTSAAVVGGKLLLALSGNPGACFVGFELFAGPALRRLQGASAAEALPRQATAKLAVSFAKGSPHERFVRARLHTDGGVLYADPLAFGKSSMMASIPDADCLIRLKPGSIGAEAGAIVDVILL from the coding sequence ATGGCTGTGCAACTGCAGGGGGAGACGCGTTTTAGCAGGCGCGCGGTCAAAGTGGACGAGGCGATACGCCTTGTGGTTGAAGCGACTGAGCCGGGGCGGCATGAGAAAGTGCCGCTGTGGGAGACTAACGGGCGTTATCTGGCGGAGCCGCTTGTTGCGACGACGGATTGGCCGCCTTTTGCGCGGTCGGGGCTGGATGGCTTTGCCGTCCGCAGCGCAGATACGGCGCAGGCGTCACCGAGTGAACCGGTGACGCTGCGCGTGGTGGACACGGCCCGCGCGGGCGAGCTTGCCTCCGCGGCCGTGGAGCCGGGCACCGCCGTCCGCATCATGACCGGCGGCGCGGTGCCCCTTGGGGCTGACGCCGTCGTCATGCTGGAGCAGACGGTGGATGCCATTGTTGACGGGCGACCCGCGGTGCGAGTGAAACGCGCCGCGGAGCCCGGGCAGAACATTGCGCCCCGCGGCGAGGAATTCCGCCGCGGGAGCGTGCTTGCGGAGCCCGGCACGAAGCTGCGGCCGGGCCACGTTGCTTTGCTCGGGACGTTTGGCTGCGCCGACGTGCCGGTGTTCGCGCGCCCGCGCGTAGCGGTGCTGGCAACCGGCGGGGAGCTGCTACCGGTTGAGGCGCCGCTTGAGCCGGGGCGCATCCGCGACAGCAACAGCGCGATGGTCGCCGCGCTCGTGCAGCAAAGCGGCGGCGTTCCGCTGCTGCTCGGCCGCGTGCCGGACGAGCCGGAGGCAGCGGCTCGTGCGATTGCGGCTGCGCTCGCGCAATGCGACATCATAATCACCACCGGCGGTGTGTCGGTCGGTGATTATGATGTGATGGCGAGCCTGCTCGCAGGCTTGGCCACCGCCGCGCCGAGCGGCTCGCACTTGCGCGAAGCAGCCGCGCCGAGCGCCTTCGCCGCGCCAAGCGGCTCGCACTTGCGCGAAGCGCCCGCGCCAAGCGCCGCCGCCGCGCCAAGCGGCTCGCACTTGCGCGAAGCGCCCGCGCCAAGCGCCGCCGCCGCGCCAAGCGGCTCGCACTTGCGCGAAGCGTCCGCGCCGAGCGCCTTCGCCGCGCCGAGCGGTTCGCACTTGCGCGAAGCGTCCGCGCCAAGCGCCGCCACCGAGCTGCCCCCGGGCAGCCGCCTCCTGTTCAACAAGGCGGCGATGCGCCCTGGCAGCCCAACGTCCGCCGCTGTTGTCGGCGGCAAGCTGCTGCTCGCGCTGTCGGGCAATCCCGGAGCTTGCTTCGTCGGCTTCGAGCTCTTCGCAGGGCCGGCGTTGCGCCGGCTGCAAGGTGCCTCCGCCGCTGAAGCGCTGCCGAGGCAGGCGACTGCGAAGCTTGCCGTAAGCTTCGCCAAAGGCAGCCCGCACGAGCGATTCGTGCGAGCGCGTCTGCACACCGACGGCGGCGTACTTTATGCCGACCCGCTGGCGTTCGGCAAGTCGAGCATGATGGCGTCGATCCCGGACGCAGACTGCCTTATCCGGCTGAAGCCCGGCTCCATTGGTGCAGAGGCAGGCGCCATCGTAGACGTCATTCTCCTTTAA
- the mobB gene encoding molybdopterin-guanine dinucleotide biosynthesis protein B: MPTDINSHHSAHSQQQQTPFVFQIVGYKNSGKTTLLSQLTRQLKQAGYSVGTAKHDAHEFTMDTPGTDTWQHQEAGADITAISSASRSAIISNRTEPLTALISYMQHVDFVLVEGFKQEYHPKLVLLRNPSDETLLQLSNIVMIASWDSFDIPIHHASPTFGVSDTDAIYNHLLTLHPFPPK; encoded by the coding sequence ATGCCTACCGACATTAACAGCCACCATTCCGCACACTCACAGCAGCAGCAAACACCTTTCGTATTCCAAATCGTCGGCTACAAGAACAGCGGCAAAACAACGCTTCTCTCCCAGCTAACCCGCCAACTGAAACAAGCAGGCTACAGTGTCGGTACAGCGAAGCACGATGCTCACGAGTTTACGATGGATACGCCAGGCACGGACACGTGGCAGCATCAAGAGGCCGGCGCGGATATTACCGCAATCAGCTCTGCGTCACGCAGCGCCATTATTAGCAATCGAACCGAGCCGCTTACTGCTCTCATATCCTATATGCAGCATGTCGACTTTGTGCTTGTCGAAGGCTTCAAGCAAGAGTACCATCCAAAGCTGGTCCTTCTTCGCAACCCGTCAGACGAAACCTTGCTCCAATTATCTAATATTGTAATGATTGCTAGCTGGGATTCATTCGACATCCCCATTCACCACGCATCTCCAACATTCGGAGTCAGCGATACAGATGCGATCTACAACCATCTTCTCACCCTCCATCCTTTTCCGCCAAAATAA